In Myxococcus fulvus, the following proteins share a genomic window:
- a CDS encoding zinc-dependent alcohol dehydrogenase family protein, which translates to MKAYEIRDGFGLEKLVSCERPDPTPGPFQVRVRVKATSLNYRDLMMVEGRYNPRQKLPLVPNSDGAGVVDAVGPGVTRVKVGDRVIGLFAQAWAAGEPTRLAQQSTLGGPLDGALADTMVLREDGVVPTPDDLTDEEAATLPCAALTAWSALVTHGALKAGDVVLLQGTGGVSIFALQIARLMGARVIITSSRDDKLERARGLGAHEGINYVTTPDWDKAARALTGNAGVDHVVEVGGAGTFEKSLRAVRPGGTVSVIGVLSGVAGAVPLTSILMQNLRVQGILVGHRQSFEALLRAFSQHAVRPVVDRVFPFDEAVAAFHHLKSGAHFGKVVIRVG; encoded by the coding sequence ATGAAGGCCTACGAGATTCGGGACGGATTCGGGTTGGAGAAGCTGGTGTCGTGCGAGCGGCCGGACCCCACGCCGGGCCCGTTCCAGGTGCGCGTGCGGGTGAAGGCGACGAGCCTGAACTACCGCGACCTGATGATGGTGGAGGGCCGCTACAACCCACGGCAGAAGCTACCGCTGGTCCCCAACTCGGATGGCGCGGGAGTGGTGGACGCGGTGGGGCCGGGCGTCACGCGGGTGAAGGTCGGAGACAGGGTCATCGGGCTCTTCGCGCAGGCGTGGGCCGCGGGGGAGCCGACGCGCCTGGCGCAGCAGTCCACGCTGGGGGGGCCGCTGGATGGCGCGCTCGCGGACACGATGGTGCTGCGTGAGGACGGGGTGGTGCCCACGCCCGACGACCTCACCGACGAGGAGGCCGCGACGCTGCCCTGCGCGGCCCTCACGGCGTGGAGCGCGTTGGTGACGCATGGCGCGCTCAAGGCGGGGGATGTGGTGTTGCTCCAGGGCACGGGAGGTGTGTCCATCTTCGCGCTGCAGATTGCGCGGTTGATGGGGGCGCGCGTCATCATCACCTCGAGCCGCGACGACAAGCTGGAGCGCGCGCGAGGGCTGGGGGCGCACGAGGGCATCAACTACGTGACGACGCCGGACTGGGACAAGGCGGCGCGTGCGCTCACGGGCAACGCGGGCGTGGACCATGTCGTGGAGGTGGGTGGGGCGGGGACGTTCGAGAAGTCGCTGCGCGCGGTGCGGCCCGGCGGCACGGTGTCCGTCATCGGCGTGCTGAGTGGAGTCGCCGGGGCGGTGCCGCTGACGTCCATCCTGATGCAGAACCTGCGGGTGCAGGGCATCCTGGTCGGACACCGGCAGAGCTTCGAGGCGCTGCTGCGTGCGTTCTCGCAGCATGCCGTCCGCCCGGTGGTGGACCGCGTGTTCCCGTTCGACGAGGCGGTGGCGGCGTTCCACCACCTGAAGAGCGGGGCCCACTTCGGCAAGGTCGTCATCCGCGTGGGATGA
- a CDS encoding putative toxin-antitoxin system toxin component, PIN family, with the protein MTPVAPVLPVVLDTNVVLDLYVFEDPALRELHQALKDGRLVAWAEDATLAELGYVLASRHFLPGRAQDARGTALARYREHVRVLPAGEGSAALELPRCRDRDDQKFLVLAARAGASWLVSKDKRVLSMADRHGMPFLILTPRQAVARLAAQALEAGR; encoded by the coding sequence ATGACTCCCGTTGCCCCCGTGCTGCCCGTGGTGCTCGACACCAATGTCGTCCTGGACCTCTACGTGTTCGAGGACCCGGCCCTTCGTGAGCTGCACCAGGCCCTGAAGGATGGACGACTGGTGGCCTGGGCCGAGGACGCGACGCTGGCGGAGCTGGGCTACGTGCTCGCCTCGCGCCACTTCCTGCCGGGCCGGGCCCAGGACGCGCGCGGCACGGCGCTCGCGCGCTATCGCGAGCACGTGAGGGTGTTGCCGGCGGGGGAGGGGAGCGCGGCGCTGGAGCTGCCCCGCTGCAGGGACCGTGACGACCAGAAGTTCCTCGTCCTGGCCGCGCGGGCCGGGGCGTCGTGGCTGGTGAGCAAGGACAAGCGCGTGCTGTCCATGGCGGACCGGCACGGGATGCCCTTCCTCATCCTCACGCCCCGGCAGGCGGTGGCGCGACTGGCCGCTCAGGCGTTGGAGGCGGGGCGGTAG
- a CDS encoding VWA domain-containing protein yields the protein MTEARSELPPQEVFKQRACHPRMDPFGVKLRESRDSAAHPNSLAVVMSLDVTGSMGNIPEILARKTFPSFMKDLMDAGITDPQVLFMAVGDADYDRAPLQVGQFESSEQQMDQWLTWMFLERGGGPNPSESYELGMYFAAEHTAMDCFEKRGKKGYFFMTGDEPPFEEVAARHVTKLIGDSMKDNQPIYQTVKRLERTFHPFFLIPDQRRRGYCEEIWRIVLDDRVICMDDAADTCDVAAALVALTERAVPHLDALGKRLRDAGKPAERVKSILKAVEPWARKPRDTP from the coding sequence ATGACGGAGGCTCGCAGCGAGCTGCCGCCGCAAGAGGTGTTCAAGCAGCGCGCCTGTCATCCCAGGATGGACCCATTCGGGGTGAAGCTCCGCGAGAGCCGGGACAGCGCGGCCCACCCGAACTCGCTCGCCGTCGTCATGTCGCTCGACGTGACGGGCTCCATGGGCAACATCCCCGAAATCCTGGCGCGCAAGACGTTCCCCTCGTTCATGAAGGACCTCATGGACGCGGGCATCACGGACCCGCAGGTGCTCTTCATGGCCGTGGGTGACGCGGACTACGACAGGGCCCCGCTCCAGGTCGGCCAGTTCGAGTCCTCCGAGCAGCAGATGGACCAGTGGCTCACGTGGATGTTCCTGGAGCGCGGCGGCGGTCCGAATCCCTCCGAGTCCTACGAGCTGGGCATGTACTTCGCCGCCGAGCACACGGCGATGGACTGCTTCGAGAAGCGCGGCAAGAAGGGCTACTTCTTCATGACGGGCGACGAGCCACCCTTCGAGGAGGTGGCGGCGCGCCACGTGACGAAGCTCATCGGCGACTCGATGAAGGACAACCAGCCCATCTACCAGACGGTGAAGCGGCTGGAGCGGACGTTCCATCCGTTCTTCCTCATCCCGGACCAGCGCCGCCGGGGCTATTGCGAGGAGATCTGGCGCATCGTCCTGGATGACCGGGTCATCTGCATGGACGACGCCGCGGACACCTGTGACGTGGCCGCCGCGCTGGTCGCCCTCACCGAGCGCGCCGTGCCCCACCTGGACGCGCTGGGCAAGCGACTGAGGGACGCCGGCAAGCCCGCCGAGCGGGTGAAGAGCATCCTCAAGGCCGTGGAGCCCTGGGCCCGGAAGCCGCGCGACACGCCATAG
- a CDS encoding multiheme c-type cytochrome translates to MEVGPAPHGLPDWSLQRCAECHAPEVDAWRHSGHASARTDDVFQVAITEDRPGWCVQCHAPLARNLERGALPANSPPEEHGVTCAACHARIDKAQATPGMPCAGCHQFGFPVLNTDGQRVRLSKTEWQQDTVGEWTTWRKATGDTRHCTDCHMPRGDHGLGGTRRTEALKAALVVEPRDGALVLSTREVGHGFPSGDVMRWVSVEVADNPLFESATTVATLGRRLEVRQWAPEPLAHLGAIEDTRLIPGRPLRVRLPSTARYARVVYHLVSREQEDSGLYPAGLSQLVLWAAPLRPFRHTPETKP, encoded by the coding sequence ATGGAGGTGGGCCCCGCGCCGCACGGACTGCCGGACTGGAGCCTCCAGCGCTGCGCCGAGTGTCACGCCCCGGAGGTCGACGCCTGGAGGCACAGCGGCCATGCCTCGGCGCGCACGGATGACGTCTTCCAGGTCGCCATCACCGAGGACCGTCCAGGCTGGTGCGTCCAATGTCACGCGCCCCTCGCGCGGAACCTGGAGCGCGGCGCGCTGCCCGCGAACAGTCCCCCCGAGGAGCACGGCGTCACCTGCGCGGCCTGTCACGCGCGCATCGACAAGGCCCAGGCCACTCCGGGCATGCCCTGCGCGGGCTGTCACCAGTTCGGCTTCCCCGTCCTGAACACCGACGGCCAGCGCGTCCGCCTCTCCAAGACGGAGTGGCAACAGGACACCGTGGGCGAGTGGACCACCTGGCGCAAGGCCACCGGAGACACGCGCCACTGCACCGACTGCCACATGCCTCGGGGTGACCACGGCCTGGGCGGAACCCGGCGCACCGAGGCGCTCAAGGCGGCGCTCGTCGTGGAGCCGCGCGACGGAGCGCTCGTGCTGTCCACGCGCGAGGTGGGCCATGGCTTCCCCTCCGGTGACGTCATGCGCTGGGTGAGCGTGGAGGTCGCCGACAATCCCCTCTTCGAGTCCGCCACCACCGTGGCCACGCTGGGCCGCCGCCTGGAGGTGCGCCAGTGGGCCCCGGAGCCGCTGGCCCACCTGGGCGCCATCGAGGACACCCGCCTCATCCCGGGCCGCCCCCTGCGCGTGCGGCTCCCGTCCACGGCCCGCTACGCGCGCGTCGTCTACCACCTGGTGTCCCGCGAGCAGGAAGACTCGGGACTCTATCCCGCGGGCCTCTCACAGCTGGTGCTGTGGGCCGCTCCCCTTCGGCCATTCCGCCACACCCCGGAGACCAAGCCATGA
- a CDS encoding adenylosuccinate synthetase: MSASRAAHIVVDLGFGDAGKGTLTDWLTRRHDARLVVRFNGGAQAGHNVVTEDGRHHTFSQFGAGTFVPDVWTHLAHSTVFHPLALRVEARYLAERGVPDALSRVTVSERARVITPFHQAAGRLRELARGAARHGTCGVGVGETVRDALAHPQDTVLAGDLRDAGGLVRKARAAQERLRTELAEVLRVTEGLVDAAPERAMLEDSGVSARWAEAVGTIEPLERVVVDEWLGRRLRAGTTLFEGAQGVLLDEWRGFHPHTTWSTCTFEPALALLREHGFEGEVHRLGVLRAYATRHGEGPLPTEDASLAPSLPEPHNVADGWQGGFRVGAFDAVLGRYALDVCGGVDALAVTHLDRLTSRWPVCDAYRAALGRHGSDEPLVREAPGAERITALRPSRSERDLDWQARLTQALSRCMPEPRTLELGEDPEVRVERFLGWVEAALGARVTVASRGPTAGDKQPRG; encoded by the coding sequence ATGAGCGCCTCGCGCGCGGCCCACATCGTCGTCGACCTGGGCTTCGGCGACGCGGGCAAGGGCACCCTCACGGACTGGCTGACACGTCGTCACGACGCGCGGCTCGTCGTGCGCTTCAACGGCGGCGCGCAGGCGGGGCACAACGTCGTCACCGAGGACGGGCGACACCACACCTTCTCCCAGTTCGGCGCGGGCACCTTCGTCCCCGACGTGTGGACGCACCTGGCGCACTCCACCGTCTTCCATCCGCTGGCCCTGCGCGTGGAGGCGCGCTACCTCGCCGAGCGCGGTGTCCCGGATGCCCTGTCGCGCGTGACGGTGAGCGAGCGGGCGCGCGTCATCACGCCGTTCCATCAAGCGGCGGGGAGACTGCGGGAGCTGGCTCGCGGCGCCGCGCGACACGGCACCTGCGGCGTGGGCGTGGGCGAGACGGTGCGCGATGCGCTCGCGCATCCCCAGGACACCGTGCTCGCGGGAGACCTGCGGGACGCGGGGGGACTCGTGCGCAAGGCCCGCGCGGCACAGGAGCGCTTGCGGACGGAGCTGGCGGAGGTGCTGCGCGTCACCGAGGGCCTCGTCGACGCCGCGCCGGAGCGGGCGATGTTGGAGGACTCCGGCGTGAGTGCGCGTTGGGCGGAGGCCGTGGGAACCATCGAGCCTCTCGAGCGCGTGGTCGTCGACGAATGGCTCGGGCGCCGGCTTCGCGCGGGCACCACGCTCTTCGAGGGCGCGCAGGGCGTGTTGCTGGACGAGTGGCGCGGATTCCATCCCCACACCACATGGAGCACGTGCACCTTCGAGCCCGCGTTGGCGCTGCTGCGCGAGCATGGCTTCGAGGGCGAGGTGCACCGGTTGGGCGTGCTGCGCGCCTACGCCACGCGCCACGGCGAGGGCCCGCTCCCCACCGAGGACGCGAGCCTTGCGCCCTCGCTCCCCGAGCCCCACAACGTCGCCGACGGCTGGCAGGGCGGCTTTCGCGTGGGTGCCTTCGACGCGGTGCTCGGCCGCTATGCGCTCGACGTGTGCGGCGGCGTGGATGCGCTCGCGGTGACGCACCTGGACCGGCTGACGTCGCGCTGGCCGGTGTGTGACGCGTATCGGGCCGCGCTCGGGCGGCACGGCTCCGACGAGCCCCTGGTTCGTGAGGCACCGGGCGCCGAGCGCATCACCGCGCTGCGTCCCAGCCGCTCCGAGCGGGACCTCGACTGGCAGGCGCGCCTGACTCAGGCCCTGTCGCGTTGCATGCCCGAGCCGAGGACCCTGGAGTTGGGTGAGGACCCGGAGGTCCGCGTCGAGCGCTTCCTCGGCTGGGTGGAAGCCGCCCTGGGTGCGCGCGTCACCGTGGCGTCCCGGGGGCCGACGGCCGGGGACAAGCAGCCCCGAGGCTGA
- a CDS encoding RIO1 family regulatory kinase/ATPase — protein sequence MNDSLETLLADGIIEAVLGQLKTGKEAEVWLVQHAGQVVAAKLYKERHERNFRNNVGYREGREVRNSRTRRAMEKGSKFGQAAAEEAWKSAESDSLYKLHAQGVRVPTPVLFYEGILLMEVVIDAQGHPAPRLVEAPPATPEESLAMYLDLRAQVISMLCADLIHGDLSPYNILMGYAGPVIIDFPQTIAAARNNRAEFYFRRDLDNVREFLATYAPALYGMAGDTGEIWSAYVRRELTPDFVPSGGSREGARRGGKGRPDARFAGGHPRMEQRAPQVEVAPAPARPAMTPEEAAEAELLELEALVLRQGGGERGKPPAAPAQRGGRRGPGRGPPRSGNNRPNPPASQQARPAGGGGARPPQANGAARPPPGEQRNGGPRGFQGGAHNGNSEAPRNGAHRPQGGAGDSRGGPRGFQGERRNGDATQGAGDTRGFQGERRNGDAAHGAGDSRAGGPRGFQGDARGASDSRGGPRGFQGERRNGDAAQGTGDSRGGPREFQGERRNGDAAQGAGDSRGGPRGFRGERGNGDAAQSAGDSRGGPRRFQGERRNGDAAQVGESRGEPRGFQGERRNGDAAQGVGDSRGEPRGVQGDTRGAGDSRGRGPRGAQGERRNGGPRGFQGEARNGQDAHASDAPGLQRDDTRGAEASRNGGQRGPDDFRNGNRRGDPAEPRNGHANSRPPMNGRGNRDERQPGVEHRGQGNEVQAGASNTFAGNDSRPPRGERRGGPNRPSQPTVEPRPSNGPGGNTLREARQQRPNSNRGNGPRGPRGGPQVSYVARNNNPSDSGPTETGS from the coding sequence ATGAATGACTCGCTAGAGACCCTCCTCGCCGATGGAATCATCGAGGCCGTTCTCGGCCAACTGAAGACGGGCAAGGAGGCGGAGGTGTGGCTGGTCCAGCACGCCGGGCAGGTGGTGGCGGCCAAGCTGTACAAGGAGCGCCACGAGCGTAACTTCCGCAACAACGTGGGCTACCGGGAGGGGCGTGAGGTGCGCAATTCGCGCACGCGTCGCGCCATGGAGAAGGGCAGCAAGTTCGGGCAGGCCGCCGCGGAAGAAGCCTGGAAGAGCGCGGAGTCGGACTCGCTCTACAAGCTGCACGCGCAGGGCGTCCGGGTTCCGACGCCGGTGTTGTTCTACGAGGGCATCCTCCTGATGGAGGTGGTCATCGACGCGCAGGGTCATCCGGCCCCGCGACTGGTCGAGGCGCCGCCCGCCACGCCCGAGGAGTCGCTGGCGATGTACCTGGACCTGCGGGCCCAGGTCATCAGCATGCTGTGCGCGGACCTCATCCACGGCGACCTGTCGCCGTACAACATCCTGATGGGCTACGCGGGGCCGGTCATCATCGACTTCCCGCAGACCATCGCCGCGGCGCGCAACAACCGCGCGGAGTTCTACTTCCGCCGCGACCTGGACAACGTGCGCGAGTTCCTCGCGACGTACGCTCCGGCGCTGTACGGCATGGCGGGGGACACGGGCGAAATCTGGAGCGCCTATGTGCGGCGCGAGCTGACGCCGGACTTCGTGCCCTCGGGCGGTTCCCGTGAGGGGGCTCGCCGTGGGGGCAAGGGCCGTCCGGACGCTCGCTTCGCGGGTGGCCATCCGCGCATGGAGCAGAGGGCGCCGCAGGTCGAGGTCGCGCCCGCTCCGGCCAGGCCGGCGATGACGCCCGAGGAGGCCGCCGAGGCGGAGCTGCTCGAGCTGGAGGCGCTGGTGCTGAGGCAGGGAGGTGGCGAGCGAGGCAAGCCGCCCGCCGCTCCGGCGCAGCGTGGAGGCCGCAGGGGTCCGGGTCGAGGACCGCCGCGCTCGGGCAACAATCGTCCGAACCCGCCCGCGTCGCAGCAGGCGCGTCCGGCGGGCGGTGGTGGTGCTCGGCCGCCGCAGGCGAATGGCGCGGCGCGGCCTCCGCCGGGAGAGCAGCGCAATGGGGGTCCTCGGGGCTTCCAGGGCGGCGCGCACAATGGGAACAGCGAGGCACCGCGCAACGGTGCGCATCGGCCGCAGGGCGGCGCGGGAGATTCGCGCGGGGGGCCTCGTGGGTTCCAGGGCGAGCGTCGCAACGGCGATGCCACGCAAGGTGCTGGAGACACGCGCGGCTTCCAGGGCGAGCGCCGCAACGGTGATGCGGCGCACGGCGCGGGCGACTCACGCGCGGGTGGACCTCGCGGCTTCCAGGGTGACGCTCGCGGCGCGAGCGATTCGCGTGGTGGCCCACGAGGGTTCCAAGGCGAGCGTCGCAACGGTGATGCCGCGCAAGGCACTGGAGACTCGCGTGGCGGTCCTCGTGAGTTCCAGGGCGAGCGTCGCAACGGCGATGCAGCGCAAGGCGCAGGCGATTCGCGCGGTGGGCCTCGTGGGTTCCGCGGTGAGCGCGGCAACGGCGATGCAGCGCAAAGCGCTGGAGACTCACGCGGTGGTCCTCGCAGGTTCCAGGGCGAGCGTCGCAACGGCGATGCGGCTCAAGTAGGGGAGTCGCGCGGAGAACCTCGCGGCTTCCAGGGCGAGCGTCGCAACGGCGATGCGGCTCAAGGCGTGGGCGACTCGCGCGGTGAACCTCGCGGCGTCCAGGGTGACACTCGCGGCGCGGGCGATTCACGCGGCCGTGGTCCTCGCGGCGCCCAGGGTGAGCGTCGCAACGGAGGCCCCAGGGGCTTCCAGGGTGAGGCTCGCAACGGCCAGGACGCGCACGCGTCCGACGCCCCTGGGCTCCAGCGCGACGACACGCGTGGCGCGGAAGCTTCGCGCAACGGGGGTCAACGCGGCCCGGACGACTTCCGCAATGGAAACCGCCGAGGCGACCCGGCCGAACCCCGCAATGGTCACGCCAACTCACGCCCCCCGATGAACGGACGCGGCAACCGCGACGAGCGTCAGCCCGGGGTCGAGCACCGGGGTCAGGGCAACGAGGTCCAGGCCGGCGCGAGCAACACCTTCGCCGGCAATGACTCGCGGCCTCCCCGTGGCGAGCGTCGCGGCGGTCCCAATCGCCCCTCGCAGCCCACCGTGGAGCCCCGTCCGTCCAACGGCCCCGGTGGCAACACGCTCCGCGAGGCGCGCCAGCAGCGCCCCAACTCGAACCGGGGCAACGGACCTCGCGGTCCACGAGGCGGTCCCCAGGTGAGCTACGTCGCGCGGAACAACAACCCGTCCGACTCGGGCCCCACCGAGACCGGCTCCTGA
- a CDS encoding NADase-type glycan-binding domain-containing protein, with translation MILLSLILAAAPPVLLEPDAGSAHRLHPRRVTASTFLENGWNKHAQNYLPLYVADDDPATAWVEGAKGRGEGEALEWWGPSLTRAKVFRVFVRNGYQKSEKLYRANARPRKVKLEPLVQGETGPQTTGTPVEAELRDVLGWQEVRVPVPERVGGVRLTLVTTYPGATYDDTCLSDLRVYVEGEDPYKAEAETAAFEQVRAYAYERKMAAARNDTKAKVEWAPRYKVETLFEKDFTEKEMLSRPGGVMSVAASDFLATVPEKPAYKAALARAREMAAEFDRVDLNRSGTDSEARKTWTRVKPAQLRPQKAAASAALSAMEDPGLVRVAGLLHLADTTFFEADTTQAQMKARIQKALAQEGRELIACEKRCEKERREAPAESDFTCEEECTGVFSESSGSKSELLEHKASGGEFLQGPLDKPTAFLRGTSEASGNREVWLTFRQTLITYKDQRADSVVVYGNMQGSDDPVFFYVLEWSEKAGKSRLESITAIVVNAQAARVLRYRPASNA, from the coding sequence ATGATCCTCCTGTCGCTCATCCTCGCCGCCGCCCCACCCGTCCTGCTCGAGCCCGACGCGGGCAGCGCGCACCGACTGCATCCGCGCCGGGTGACGGCGTCCACGTTCCTCGAGAACGGCTGGAACAAGCACGCGCAGAACTACCTGCCGCTCTACGTCGCGGATGACGACCCGGCCACCGCGTGGGTGGAGGGCGCGAAGGGACGCGGCGAGGGCGAGGCGCTGGAGTGGTGGGGCCCGTCCCTCACGCGCGCCAAGGTGTTCCGCGTCTTCGTGCGCAACGGCTACCAGAAGTCCGAGAAGCTCTACCGCGCCAACGCGCGTCCCCGGAAGGTGAAGCTGGAGCCGTTGGTCCAGGGCGAGACGGGCCCGCAGACGACGGGCACGCCGGTGGAGGCGGAGCTGCGCGACGTGCTCGGCTGGCAGGAGGTCCGCGTGCCCGTGCCGGAGCGCGTGGGCGGCGTGCGGCTCACGCTCGTGACCACCTATCCGGGCGCGACGTATGACGACACGTGCCTGAGTGATTTGCGCGTGTACGTGGAGGGAGAGGACCCGTACAAGGCCGAGGCGGAGACGGCGGCCTTCGAGCAGGTGCGCGCCTACGCGTACGAGCGGAAGATGGCCGCCGCGCGCAACGACACGAAGGCGAAGGTGGAGTGGGCGCCGCGCTACAAGGTGGAGACGCTCTTCGAGAAGGACTTCACGGAGAAGGAGATGCTCTCGCGCCCCGGTGGGGTCATGAGCGTCGCCGCCTCCGACTTCCTGGCCACCGTGCCGGAGAAGCCCGCGTACAAGGCCGCGCTCGCGCGGGCCCGGGAGATGGCCGCGGAGTTCGACCGCGTCGACCTGAACCGCTCAGGCACCGACTCCGAGGCCCGCAAGACGTGGACCCGCGTGAAGCCCGCGCAGCTGCGCCCCCAGAAGGCCGCGGCGAGCGCGGCGCTGTCCGCGATGGAGGACCCGGGACTGGTGCGCGTGGCCGGGCTGCTCCACCTGGCGGACACCACCTTCTTCGAGGCCGACACCACCCAGGCGCAGATGAAGGCGCGAATCCAGAAGGCGCTCGCCCAGGAAGGTCGCGAGCTCATCGCGTGCGAGAAGCGATGCGAGAAGGAGCGCCGCGAGGCCCCCGCCGAATCGGACTTCACCTGCGAGGAGGAATGCACGGGCGTCTTCTCCGAGTCCTCGGGCTCGAAGAGCGAGCTGCTGGAGCACAAGGCCTCGGGCGGTGAGTTCCTCCAGGGCCCGCTCGACAAGCCCACTGCGTTCCTGCGCGGCACCTCCGAGGCCTCCGGCAATCGTGAGGTGTGGCTCACCTTCCGCCAGACGCTCATCACCTACAAGGACCAGCGGGCCGACTCGGTGGTTGTCTACGGCAACATGCAGGGCTCGGACGACCCGGTCTTCTTCTACGTGCTCGAGTGGAGCGAGAAGGCGGGCAAGTCGCGCCTGGAGAGCATCACCGCCATCGTGGTGAACGCCCAGGCCGCGCGCGTGCTGCGCTACCGCCCCGCCTCCAACGCCTGA
- a CDS encoding VWA domain-containing protein has translation MGYGSYSSQAHEALIQARGTLSRQVLFRQERCHPLMDPRGVNWRESRDSEEHPSSLGIVFALDVTGSMGDIPELLARRGLPSFMRALLDVGVTDSQVLFMAVGDANSDRAPLQVGQFESNERQMDQWLTSSFLEGGGGTPGHESYELAMYFAARHTDLDCFRKRNRRGYFFMTGDERPYPFVSHTQVASLMGDGLEKDLPVQQVVDELQRAFEPFFLIPDLARRRNCERYWRELLGDRVICLEEPGDCVDVTSSLVGLCEGAIADIDALARHLERGGRDRSRRGAVIRALTPFAATLGRDGTPRPRLEDEPLPFDDASSGHQRIVPRDGR, from the coding sequence ATGGGTTACGGGAGCTACAGCAGCCAGGCGCACGAGGCGCTCATCCAGGCCCGGGGGACCCTGTCCCGACAGGTCCTCTTCCGGCAGGAGCGCTGCCATCCGTTGATGGACCCGCGCGGGGTGAACTGGCGCGAGAGTCGGGACAGCGAGGAGCATCCGTCCTCGCTGGGCATCGTCTTCGCGCTCGATGTCACCGGCTCCATGGGCGACATCCCGGAGCTGCTGGCGCGGCGCGGGCTGCCCAGCTTCATGCGGGCGCTCCTGGACGTGGGCGTGACGGACTCGCAGGTGCTCTTCATGGCGGTGGGCGACGCGAACAGCGACCGCGCGCCGCTGCAGGTGGGCCAGTTCGAGTCCAACGAGCGGCAGATGGACCAGTGGCTGACGTCGTCCTTCCTGGAGGGCGGCGGAGGCACGCCGGGCCACGAGTCGTATGAGCTGGCCATGTACTTCGCCGCGCGCCACACGGACCTGGACTGCTTCCGCAAGCGCAACCGCCGGGGCTACTTCTTCATGACGGGTGACGAGCGTCCCTACCCGTTCGTCTCGCACACGCAGGTGGCCTCGCTCATGGGAGACGGGCTGGAGAAGGACCTGCCCGTGCAGCAGGTGGTGGACGAACTCCAGCGCGCCTTCGAGCCGTTCTTCCTCATCCCCGACCTGGCCCGGCGCCGGAACTGCGAGCGGTACTGGCGCGAGCTGCTCGGGGACCGCGTCATCTGCCTGGAGGAACCCGGAGACTGCGTGGACGTGACCTCCAGTCTCGTCGGCCTGTGCGAGGGCGCCATCGCGGACATCGACGCGCTGGCCCGCCACCTGGAGCGCGGGGGCCGGGACAGGTCCCGACGCGGCGCCGTCATCCGCGCGCTCACGCCCTTCGCCGCCACGCTGGGACGCGACGGCACGCCGAGGCCCCGGCTGGAGGACGAGCCGTTGCCTTTCGACGACGCCAGCTCCGGCCACCAGCGCATCGTCCCTCGCGACGGTCGATGA
- a CDS encoding EF-hand domain-containing protein — MATKKRKSSAAKKSSRRASTTKKAATKKPTARKAAAKKSAAKKGAARKSTAKKAATKKRAAKKAAPSKSAARKGSTRKAPSGGRKSAPATAPLSPRLVVSRDVPETPPPAVPPDERLAPSLASVEQVETSSAGILPLAPEHAAVDELTSSGNELLDIFQRYDRNRTGAIERAEFARLLEALGQDVTDEELEIALDIVDADRTGKISWMAFKAWWRSR; from the coding sequence ATGGCGACGAAGAAGCGCAAGTCGAGTGCTGCGAAGAAGTCATCCCGGCGCGCCTCCACGACGAAGAAGGCCGCGACGAAGAAGCCCACGGCCCGGAAGGCCGCCGCGAAGAAGAGCGCCGCGAAGAAGGGCGCGGCTCGCAAGAGCACCGCGAAGAAGGCTGCCACGAAGAAGCGCGCCGCGAAGAAGGCGGCCCCGAGCAAGAGCGCCGCGAGGAAGGGCTCGACCCGGAAGGCCCCGAGCGGGGGCAGGAAGTCCGCGCCCGCCACGGCGCCCCTGTCTCCGCGTCTGGTCGTCTCGCGGGACGTGCCTGAGACGCCGCCCCCCGCCGTCCCCCCGGACGAGCGCCTCGCCCCGAGCCTCGCCTCCGTGGAGCAGGTGGAGACGTCGTCCGCCGGCATCCTCCCGTTGGCGCCCGAGCACGCGGCGGTGGACGAGCTGACCAGCTCCGGCAACGAGCTGCTCGACATCTTCCAGCGCTACGACCGCAACCGCACCGGCGCCATCGAACGCGCCGAGTTCGCGCGGCTGCTGGAGGCGCTGGGGCAGGACGTCACGGACGAGGAGCTGGAGATCGCCCTCGACATCGTCGACGCGGACCGCACCGGGAAGATCTCCTGGATGGCGTTCAAGGCGTGGTGGCGCAGCCGCTAG